The stretch of DNA CTTCTCGGTCGAGGACGGTCTGGGTCTTCGCGTACGAGGCTTCCACACCGTCCTTGGCGGGTGCCCACCAGTCGCTGTGAGTCCGGTACCAGTCGATCGTCGCGGCCAGACCCGATGCGAAGTCGGTGTAGTGCGGCGTCCAACCCAGTTCGGTGCGCAGGCGCGTGGAGTCGATCGCGTACCGGCGGTCGTGGCCCGCGCGGTCGGTGACGAAGTCGAACTCGTCGCGCGGACGGCCGAACGCCTCCAGGATCGATTCGACGACGGTCCGATTGTCCACTTCGCCGTCGGCGCCGATCAGATAGGTCTCGCCGGGTTCGCCGCGGTCGACGACGGCCCATACCGCGTCGTTGTGGTCGTCGACGTGGATCCAGTCGCGGACGTTGCGACCGTCGCCGTACAGTTTGGGGCGGATGCCGCTGAGGACGTTGGTGATCTGGCGCGGGATGAACTTCTCCACGTGTTGATACGGACCGTAGTTGTTGCTGCAGTTGGAGATCGTCGCGGTGATCCCGAACGACCGGCCCCACGCGCGGACCAGGAGGTCGCTGCCGGCCTTGGTGGAGCTGTAGGGGCTCGACGGGTTGTAGGCGGTCCGCTCGGTGAAACGGGTGGGATCGTCGAGGTCCAGGTCGCCGTACACCTCGTCGGTGCTCACGTGATGCAGGCGGGCGCCGTATCGTCGGACGGACTCGAGCAGGGTGTAGGTGCCGACCAGGTTGGTCTGCACGAACGACGACGGATCTCTCAGGGAGTTGTCGTTGTGCGATTCGGCCGCGAAGTTCACCACCAGGTCCGACTCGGCGACGAGCGGGTCGACCACCGCGGCGTCGGCGATGTCTCCGCGCACCACGCGCACCCGGTCGGCGACGGGTTCGAGGGTCGCGGGATTGGCGGCGTAGGTGAACTTGTCGAGCACGGTGACCTGTACGCCGGGCCGGGTGTCGAGAGTGCGGAGCACGAAGTTCGCTCCGATGAATCCGGCGCCTCCGGTCACCAGGACTCGCATGCACGGCTCCAGTCTGTCGCTGTCAATACACTGGCGAGCCTACCGATAGGGTTGCCTCATGCGCGGAATCATCCTCGCGGGCGGCACCGGCTCGCGACTGCACCCGATCACCCAGGGGGTGAGCAAGCAACTGCTGCCGGTGTACGACAAGCCGATGATCTACTACCCGCTGTCGACGTTGATGCTGGCGGGCGTGACCGAGATCCTGCTCGTCACCACCCCGCACGACGCCGCGTCGTTCGAGTGTCTCCTCGGTGACGGCTCGCAGTTCGGTGTGTCGATCACCTATGCGGTTCAGGAGCGGCCGGAAGGCCTCGCGCAGGCATTCGTGGTGGGGGCCGACCACATCGGCGACGATTCGGTCGCGCTCGTATTGGGCGACAACATCTTCTACGGTCCCGGGCTCGGCAACCAGCTCCGCGGATTCGCCGACGTCGACGGCGGGGCGATCTTCGCCTACCGGGTCGCCGATCCGACCGCGTACGGCGTCGTCGAGTTCGACGAGGACGGGCAGGCGATCTCCCTGGAGGAGAAGCCCGCCGCGCCGAAGTCGCGCTATGCGGTGCCCGGGCTGTACTTCTACGACAACGACGTCGTCGACATCGCCGCGAATCTGGAGCCGTCGGCGCGCGGGGAGTACGAGATCACCGACGTCAACGCCGAGTACCTGCATCGCGGCCGACTCAAGGTGACCGTGCTGCAGCGCGGCACCGCCTGGCTCGACACCGGAACCTTCGACTCTCTCCTCGACGCGGGCAACTTCGTTCGCACCGTGGAAGAGCGCCAAGGCCTCAAGATCGCCGCGCCGGAGGAGATCGCCTGGCGTCTGGGCTACATCGACGACGCCCGGCTGCGCGACCTGGCGCAGCCCCTCCTGAAATCCGGGTACGGCGCGTACCTGTTCGACCTCCTCGATCGCGGACGGGAGCTGTAGATGCGAGTACGACCGCTGACCATCGACGGAGCGTGGGAGTTCACCCCCGTCCAGCACGGCGACGACCGCGGGGTGTTCCTCGAAGCCTTCAAAGCCGACCTGCTGGCCGAGACCATCGGCCATCGTTTCGACCTCGCGCAGGTCAACACCTCGGTGTCGGCCGCGGGGGTGCTGCGCGGCATCCACTTCGCCGATGTTCCGCCCGGCCAGGCCAAGTACGTGACCTGCACCGTCGGCGCGATCCTCGACGTGATCGTCGACATCCGCGTCGGGTCGCCGACCTTCGGGCAGTGGGACGCCGTCCTCCTCGACGACGGCGACCGCAAGGCGGTGTACCTGTCCGAAGGGCTCGGGCACGGCTTCTGCTCGCTGCAGGACGGCTCGACCGTCACCTACCTGTGCAGCACCGGGTACGACCCGACGGCCGAGCACGGAGTGAATCCGCTCGACGCCGACCTCGCGATCGACTGGCCGCGCGTCGGTCGCGACGGTGGTCCGCTCGAGTACGAGTTGTCGGCCAAGGACACGGCGGCGCCGTCGTTGGCGCAGGCGCGGGCGGACGGGCTGCTGCCGGGCGTCTGACGCTCCGCCGCAGGCGCCGCTCAACGCATTCGGCCCCGCACCGGGTGCCGCTCTCGCTGCCGATAGCCGATTCCGGGCGTCGGGTATCGGGATCGTCGCGTGATCGACGGAGTGGTTCGAACGTCGAGGAACTCCGTCGTTGACTCGGACTCGTGAACAGTGAATCGACGATTCAGGCAAGGTCCGGTACCTACATCGACGGTCGGTGGCTCGACGTCGGCGACGACACGTTCGTCGTCGACGATCCGGCCACCGGCGAGGCGATCGCCGTCGTCGCGCAGTCGAGACCGGCCGACGCGGACGCCGCGCTCGCCGCTGCGGATTCGGCGCGGACTGGGTTGACTCCGTTCGGTGGACATCCTGATCGCCAGTTTTGTGCTGGCAGGAGAGTATGGACCGATGGGTTCGCAACGCAAGAGCTATACGCCGGCGTACAAGAAGGAAGCCGCGCATCTGGTGATCGATACCGGCGCATGATCGCTGAAGTCGCTCGGGAGATCGGCGTCGGTGAAGTAGTGCCCCATAAGGTGGTGTAACTCGGTGGCCGAGTTCGCCTGCGACGCCGCGTCGCTCACGGACGCAGTGCGGCCACCGTGTGATCCTTCGAGTGAACCTCTCACAGCACCCTCGAACGGAGTCATCACGATAACCGCACCCCACATTGTCAACCCTGCCGGCCTGCTTGGCCAAGCCCTGTCCAACGCATCACCGGACCTGATGCGTGAGCTGCTGCAGACCATGATCAACGCGCTGCTCTCCGCCGACGCCGACGCCGTATGCGGCACCGAGTAGAACGCCCGCACCGCCGAACGCACCAACCGGCGCAACGGCTACCGGCACCGCCCGCTCGACACCCGCGTCGGCACCATCGACGTCGCCGTGCCCAAACTCCGGTCGGGCAGCTACTTCCCCGAATGGCTTCTCGAGCGCCGCAAGCGTGGCGAATCAGCGACTGATCACCGTCGTCGCCGATTGCTATCTGGCCGGCGTGTCGACCCGCCGGATGGACAAGCTGGTGAAGACGCTCGGTATCGACTCGCTGTCGAAATCGCAGGTCTCACGCATGGCCGAGGACCTCGACGAGCAGGTCGCCGCATTCCGGCACCGGCGCCTCGACGAGGCCGGCCCGTTCACCTTCGTCACCGCCGATGCCCTGACGATCAAGGTCCGCGAGAACAAGCAGGTCGTCAAGGCCGTCGTCCTGCTCGCCACCGGCGTGAACGGCGACGGGCACCGTGAGGTCCTCGGCATGCAGGTCGCCACCAGCGAGACCAAAGCCTCCTGGAACACCTTCTTCGCCGACCTCGTAGCACGCGGGCTCGGCGGGGTACGGCTGGTGACCTCCGACGCCCACGCCGGGCTCGTCGAGGCGATCGCGGCGAACCTGCCCGGCGCCGTCTGGCAACGCTGCCGCACCCACTACGCGGCGAACCTCATGGCAGTGTGCCCGAAATCGATGTGGCCGGCCGTCAAAGCGATGCTCCACAGCGTCTACGACCAGCCCACCGCCGCCGCGGTGCATGACCAGTTCGATCGGCTCCTCGAGTACACCGAGGACCGCCTGCCCAAGGTCGCCGAGCATCTCGGCGACGCCCGCGAGGACCTGCTCGCGTTCGCCGGTTTCCCGGACGACGTGTGGCGGCAGATCTGGTCGAACAATCCCACCGAACGGCTCGACCGGGAGACCCGCCGCCGCACCGACGTCGTCGGGATCTTCCCGAACCGGGACGCCATCGTGCGCCTCATCGGCGCTGTGCTCGCCGAGCAGACCGACGAGTGGGCCGAAGGTCGCCGCTACCTCGGACTCGAGGCCCTCAGCCGATGCCGCCTGACCGTCGCTACTGACACCGACACGACCACGGAAGTAGGCACAGACCCGTACCTGCAACTACCCGCCTGACCAGCAACGAAGGATCACAAACCAGTTACACCACTGCCCGGGGCTTGACCCCGAACAGTGCGGACCCGCCTAAAGCTCCGGGTATGCGGGCAGCTCCGGTGTGAACAGCCAGCCGCGCCACAGGTCGGCCAACGACTCCGAGGTGAACGTCGACGCCAGCGCGATGAAATCCTCGGTGGTCGCGCTCTGATACCGGTACTTCGCGGTCCAACGCCGCAGCAGGGCGAAGAACTCGCCGTCGCCGAGGCGGAGGCGAAGTGCGTGCAGGGTCAGCGCCCCGCGCTTGTACACCCAGTCGTCGAACATGGTGCGGGTGCCGGGATCGGCCAGCGGTGTGGCGAAGCGCGTCCCGGCGAGCTTCTCGTAGTAGTGGCGGCCCCACTCGTCGGCCGACTTGCCGCCCGAGTGCTGGCTCCACAGCCACTCGGCGTAGCAGGCGAAGCCCTCGTGCAGCCAGATGTCACGCCAGCGCGCGCCGGTCACCGAGTTGCCGAACCACTGGTGCGCCAGCTCGTGGGCGATGAGTCGCTCGTGGTCGAGCGTGCCGTCGCAGTGGTTGGCGCCGAAGGTCGAGAAGCTCTGGGCCTCCAGCGGGATGTCGAGATCGTCCTCGGTGACGACGGCCGTGTACTGCGGGAACGGGTACGGACCGAACATCTCGGTGAACGCGGTGACCATCTGGACCTGCCGCGCGAAGCTCACGTCGAACTCGGCGGACAACGCGGGCGGTACCAGTGCGTACACCGGCACCGGGCGGGAGGCGAGCGTCCGGTGCTGGTACTGGCCGATCTGGATCGATGCGAGATACGTCGACATCGGCTCCACCTGGTCGTAGGTCCAGGTGGTCTGGCCCGCGCGACGCTGTCTGGACGTGAGCCGGCCGTTGGCCAGCGCGTAGTACGGGCTGTCGGTGGTGATCTCGAAGTGGAACGACGCCTTGGCCTCGGGATGGTCGTCGCACGGGAACCACGACGGTGCGCCGTTGGGCTGGTTGGCGCACAGCGCGCCGTTGTCGAGCTCCTCCCATCCCACGTCGCCGAACGGACTGCGTACCGGTCGCGGTGTTCCGCCATACTTGACGACGGCGGTCATCACACCGCCCGGCGGGACCGGCGACGGCGGGGTGATCGACAGCTTCCCCGACCGATGCGAATAGCGGGCGCGGGCGCCGTTGACCGTGACCCGCTCCACGCGCATCGACCCGGCCAGGTCGAGTGCGAAACGCGTCAGCTGCTGGTACGACGTGGCCGTGATGGTCGCCGTGCCCGACAAACGGTTGCTGGAGACGCGATATCCCAGTTCCAGGTCATAGCGCGAGATCCGATACCCGAGGTTGCCGCTGTGCGGCGTGTACGGGTCGAGCTCGTGATGGCCTCCGGGCAACGTCGGCTCCTGCATGTTCGATTTGCTGGGCACTACCTCTCCGTCTGTCGTCTTCTGTACGGGCCAACCCTACCGGCGGGCGTTCTCACGGGTTCCACGGCGCGATCGGGTTGCCCTGCCAGGTGGTGTGGGCCGGGACCACGTCGCCACGCATTACGAGGGACGCGGGGCCCACCGTGGCGGACTCGCCGATCCCGGCGGCCGGCAGCGCCACACAGTGCGGACCCATCGTCGCACCCGCGCCGATGCGCACATGATCGATGGCCATCACACGATCGTGGAACAGGTGCGTCTGCACCACGCAGCCGCGCTGCACGTTGGCGCCGTCGCCGAGTTCGACGAGGTCGGCCTCGGGCAGCCAGTACGACTCGCACCAGACGCCCTTGCCGATCGTGGCGCCCAGCGAACGCAGCCACAGTGTCAGAGCGGGGGTGCCGGTGGCGGCGTTGGCGAACCACGGCGCCGCGACGGTCTCGACGAACGCGTCCGACAGCTCGTTGCGCCACACGAACGAACTCCACAGCGGGTGCTCGGACACCCGGATCGGGCCGACCACCAGCCACTTGGCCACGCAGGCGACGGCGCCCGCGGCCACGCCCGCGGCGAGCAGGATCAGCCCGCTCACCAGAACGGCCACGATCACGCCCCACTTGTCAGCGGCGATCTGCATCGCGAACAGGACGCACACGCCGATGCCGAACGACACCATCACCGCGATCAGACGCAGCGTCTCGACGATCGAGCGGGCGATCTTGACTCCCGCTCCGGGAGCGAAGGTGCGGGACGTGTCGGTCTCGGAAGCGGTGCGACGCAGCCGGACGGGCGGGCTGCCCAGCCAGCTCGACCCGCTCTTGGCCTTCGCTGGTGCCGCGGAGAGCACGGCGACCAGTGCGTTCTTGGGGACCTTGCGGTCGGGGGCGATCATGCCGGAGTTGCCGAGGAAGGCCCGCTTGCCGACCTTCGCCTCGCCGATCCGCATCCAGCCGCCGCCCAGTTCGTAGGAGGCGACCATCGTGTCGTCGGCCAGGAACGAGTCGTCGCCGACCGTGGTGAACTTCGGGATCACCAGGGCCGTCGAGATCTCGGTGCCCTTGCCGATCGTCGCGCCGAGCGCCCGGAACCACCACGGGGTCAGCAGGCTGGCGTACAGCGGGAACAGATAGGTGCGGGCGGCGTCCATCATGCGCTCGGTGGCCCACACCTGCCATCCGGTCCGCGACCGCACCGGGTACGTGCCGGGCCGCAGCACGACGGAGGCCAGGCGCACTCCGATCAGAGTCAGGAGCGCGAAGACCACCATCGCGGCCAGTGCGCCGACCGGAGCCAACGCGAGCATTCGCCACGTCGCCGTCCGCAGCCGATCCGCCGAGATCGCCCAGGAGCCCGCCACACCGAGCCCCACGGCCAACGAGATCAACGGAATCGCCGAGATCACCAGGGCGGTCGCGCCGTACACGCCGACCCACCAGCGGTGTGTCGCCGGCCGCTGCGCCGGCCAGCTCGGCTTGGCCTTGCCCAGTTTGACGGCGGGCGAGCCGCCCCACCGCTGCCTCGCCTTCACCTTGCCGATGACACCCGTACCGGGGTCGACGATCGCGTCCTTTCCGACGACGGCCCCGGGGAACAGCGTCGAGCGGCTGCCGATCGTGGCGCCGGGCTTCACGGTGATCTCGCCGATGATGAGGACGTCGCCGTCGAGCCACCAGCCCGCCAGATCCACTTCGGGTTCGATCGCGGCGCCGTCGCCGATCTTCAGCAGGCCGGTCACCGGCGGCAGGGAGTGGAGGTCGACGCCGTCGCCGATGGTCGCGCCGAGGGCGCGCGCCAACGTCGGCATCCACGGTGCGCCCGACAGGTTGTGTGCGCCGCTGGCGGCCATCAGCCGCTCGGCCAGCCAGAGTCGGATGTGCACGCCGCCACCGCGCGGATACCGTCCCGCGGAGACTCCGGCGAGCAGCAGGCGGGCGCCGACGGCGGCGATCACGAGACGACCCACCGGGGTCACGAACACGAGGAAGGCCACCAGGAGAGCCCACCAGTTCACGTCGATCAGCCAGGGCGCGTCGTACCCCAGCCGGCCCGCGAACCAGTCCGCGACGTTGTTCGTCACGCCGAGCCACGTGATCCACTGCACGCCCGTCAGCGTGGCGAGCGGGATCGACGCGATGGTCTGGGCGAGACCCGTGGTGACCGGCACCGGTTTCACGACGCGAGGCTCCACCGCGGCCGACGGGTCGCGAGCGTCGAGCATCTCGGCCAGCGACCCGAGACGGGGATGGTCGTACAGATCGGCGACGGTGATCTCCGGATACCGGGCGCGCAGCGCCGTGACGAGCTGGGCCGCCGAGAGTGAACCGCCGCCCTCGGCGAAGAAGTCGGCCGTGGCACTGGTGACGGACACTCCGAGCACCTCGGACCACTGCTCGGCGAGCCACGCCTGCGTGCCGGTCAGATCGGAGGCGTCGTCGTCGCCGGTGTCGGTGCCCGGGATCGGCCAGGGGAGTGCGTCGCGGTCGACCTTGCCGGAGGTGCGCGTCGGCAGTTCCTCCATCAGCACCAGTCGCGGCACGAGCGCCGCGGGCAGCTCGTCGCGCAGCGCCGCCTGTGCGGCGACGACATCGAACGACGGATCGGTGGAGGCCAGATAGCCCACCAGGAAGGCGTTGCCCGAAGCCGTCTTGCGGACGGCGACGGCCGCGCCGGACACACCGGGCAGGTTCTGCAGAGCGTTGTCGATCTCGCCGAGCTCGATGCGGCGGCCGCCGATCTTGACCTGGTCGTCGGCGCGGCCGACGAACAGCAGGCCCGCGGTGTCGAGTT from Gordonia humi encodes:
- the rfbA gene encoding glucose-1-phosphate thymidylyltransferase RfbA, with protein sequence MRGIILAGGTGSRLHPITQGVSKQLLPVYDKPMIYYPLSTLMLAGVTEILLVTTPHDAASFECLLGDGSQFGVSITYAVQERPEGLAQAFVVGADHIGDDSVALVLGDNIFYGPGLGNQLRGFADVDGGAIFAYRVADPTAYGVVEFDEDGQAISLEEKPAAPKSRYAVPGLYFYDNDVVDIAANLEPSARGEYEITDVNAEYLHRGRLKVTVLQRGTAWLDTGTFDSLLDAGNFVRTVEERQGLKIAAPEEIAWRLGYIDDARLRDLAQPLLKSGYGAYLFDLLDRGREL
- a CDS encoding dTDP-4-dehydrorhamnose 3,5-epimerase family protein: MRVRPLTIDGAWEFTPVQHGDDRGVFLEAFKADLLAETIGHRFDLAQVNTSVSAAGVLRGIHFADVPPGQAKYVTCTVGAILDVIVDIRVGSPTFGQWDAVLLDDGDRKAVYLSEGLGHGFCSLQDGSTVTYLCSTGYDPTAEHGVNPLDADLAIDWPRVGRDGGPLEYELSAKDTAAPSLAQARADGLLPGV
- the rfbB gene encoding dTDP-glucose 4,6-dehydratase, translated to MRVLVTGGAGFIGANFVLRTLDTRPGVQVTVLDKFTYAANPATLEPVADRVRVVRGDIADAAVVDPLVAESDLVVNFAAESHNDNSLRDPSSFVQTNLVGTYTLLESVRRYGARLHHVSTDEVYGDLDLDDPTRFTERTAYNPSSPYSSTKAGSDLLVRAWGRSFGITATISNCSNNYGPYQHVEKFIPRQITNVLSGIRPKLYGDGRNVRDWIHVDDHNDAVWAVVDRGEPGETYLIGADGEVDNRTVVESILEAFGRPRDEFDFVTDRAGHDRRYAIDSTRLRTELGWTPHYTDFASGLAATIDWYRTHSDWWAPAKDGVEASYAKTQTVLDREGI
- a CDS encoding Pls/PosA family non-ribosomal peptide synthetase; translated protein: MPIPAAFLLGDQAPTARTLCDVLADTARTHPDAPALDDGDRLVTYSELIALVRRVGGRLSAIGIGRGHRIGIRMPSGNRDLYIAILATMWVGAAYVPVDADDPDERARLVFGEADVDAIIDADGIHPQTARAATEQLDGPAAPVGTSPATLADDAWIIFTSGSTGKPKGVAVTHRNAAAFVDAEAALFLQDAPLGPGDRVLAGLSVAFDASCEEMWLAWRSGACLVPAPRALVRSGMDLGPWLVKRDINVVSTVPTLASMWPAEALEMVRLLIFGGEACPPELADRLATDDREVWNTYGPTEATVVACAAPLRRGEPVRIGLPLIGWDLAVVDADGNPVAEGESGELVIGGVGLARYLDPEKDAEKYAPAPILGWERAYRSGDIVKLDTAGLLFVGRADDQVKIGGRRIELGEIDNALQNLPGVSGAAVAVRKTASGNAFLVGYLASTDPSFDVVAAQAALRDELPAALVPRLVLMEELPTRTSGKVDRDALPWPIPGTDTGDDDASDLTGTQAWLAEQWSEVLGVSVTSATADFFAEGGGSLSAAQLVTALRARYPEITVADLYDHPRLGSLAEMLDARDPSAAVEPRVVKPVPVTTGLAQTIASIPLATLTGVQWITWLGVTNNVADWFAGRLGYDAPWLIDVNWWALLVAFLVFVTPVGRLVIAAVGARLLLAGVSAGRYPRGGGVHIRLWLAERLMAASGAHNLSGAPWMPTLARALGATIGDGVDLHSLPPVTGLLKIGDGAAIEPEVDLAGWWLDGDVLIIGEITVKPGATIGSRSTLFPGAVVGKDAIVDPGTGVIGKVKARQRWGGSPAVKLGKAKPSWPAQRPATHRWWVGVYGATALVISAIPLISLAVGLGVAGSWAISADRLRTATWRMLALAPVGALAAMVVFALLTLIGVRLASVVLRPGTYPVRSRTGWQVWATERMMDAARTYLFPLYASLLTPWWFRALGATIGKGTEISTALVIPKFTTVGDDSFLADDTMVASYELGGGWMRIGEAKVGKRAFLGNSGMIAPDRKVPKNALVAVLSAAPAKAKSGSSWLGSPPVRLRRTASETDTSRTFAPGAGVKIARSIVETLRLIAVMVSFGIGVCVLFAMQIAADKWGVIVAVLVSGLILLAAGVAAGAVACVAKWLVVGPIRVSEHPLWSSFVWRNELSDAFVETVAAPWFANAATGTPALTLWLRSLGATIGKGVWCESYWLPEADLVELGDGANVQRGCVVQTHLFHDRVMAIDHVRIGAGATMGPHCVALPAAGIGESATVGPASLVMRGDVVPAHTTWQGNPIAPWNP
- a CDS encoding M1 family metallopeptidase encodes the protein MQEPTLPGGHHELDPYTPHSGNLGYRISRYDLELGYRVSSNRLSGTATITATSYQQLTRFALDLAGSMRVERVTVNGARARYSHRSGKLSITPPSPVPPGGVMTAVVKYGGTPRPVRSPFGDVGWEELDNGALCANQPNGAPSWFPCDDHPEAKASFHFEITTDSPYYALANGRLTSRQRRAGQTTWTYDQVEPMSTYLASIQIGQYQHRTLASRPVPVYALVPPALSAEFDVSFARQVQMVTAFTEMFGPYPFPQYTAVVTEDDLDIPLEAQSFSTFGANHCDGTLDHERLIAHELAHQWFGNSVTGARWRDIWLHEGFACYAEWLWSQHSGGKSADEWGRHYYEKLAGTRFATPLADPGTRTMFDDWVYKRGALTLHALRLRLGDGEFFALLRRWTAKYRYQSATTEDFIALASTFTSESLADLWRGWLFTPELPAYPEL